GACGACGGTTTCACCGGGCTTGGGGTTGCCGATGTCGAGCAGGCCCATATAGGCGGTAAAGCCGGGCATGCCGAGTACGCCCAGTGCCAGCGACGGCTGCTTCAGCGCCGGATCGAGCTTGGTCAGTCCTTCGCCGTTCGACAGCGCGTACTCCTGCCAGCCGCTGAACGACAGCACCAGATCGCCCGGCGCGAAGTCCGGGTGGTTCGATTGCGCAACCCGGCTCACGGTGCCGCCGATCATGGTCTCGCCGATGGCGAGCGGCGGCGCGTACGACGGCGCGTCGCTCATCCGGCCGCGCATGTACGGGTCCAGCGACAGGTAGAGCGTCTTCAGCAGGACTTCGCCGGCGCCGGGCGCCGGCAGGGTTTCGGTTTCAAGGCGGAAGTCGCCCGGCGTCGGCGCGCCCTTGGGGCGCGAGGCGAGGACGATGCGGTGGTTGGTCGTCATGGAAATGCTCCGTGGGGGATCAGAGGGCGGCTTCGAGCACGCGGCGGCTCACGGCCGGGGTGACGTCGCCTTTTTCGCCGAGCGCGGTCATGCCGTGCGCTTCGAGCTGGCCAACCACCGCGTCGACGGCGTCGGCACCGAGGCCGTAGCCCGATAGCGTGGTCCTGACGCCCATGGCCTCGAAGAAGTCGCGGGTCCTGGCGATGGCCGCGTCGATGCGTTCGTCGTCGCTGCCGTCACGGATGCTCCAGACGCGTTCGGCGTACTGGACGAGCTTGGCGCGCTTGTCGGCACGGCGGACCTGCAGCATCGCCGGTAGCACGATCGCCAGCGTTTGCGCGTGGTCGAGCTCGTACAGTGCGGTCAGCTCGTGGCCGACCATGTGCGTTGCCCAGTCCTGCGGCACGCCGGCACCGATCAGGCCGTTCAGCGCCATCGTCGCGGCCCACATCAGGTTGGCGCGCACCTGGTAGTCATGCGGCGTCGCCAGCGCCTTCGGGCCGACCTCGATCAGTGTCTGCAGCAGGCCCTCGGCAAAGCGGTCCTGCACCGGCGCGTCGGCCGGGTAGGTCAGGTACTGCTCGACCACGTGGACGAAGGCATCGACGGCGCCGTTGGCGACCTGCCGCGGTGGCAGGCTGTAGGTCTTGGTCGGGTCGAGCACGGCAAACTGCGGGAACACCTTCGGGCTGTGGAACGGCAGCTTGGTCTTGGTCGCCTCGCGGGTGATCACGGCGCCCTGGTTCATTTCCGAACCGGTGGCGGGCAGCGTCAGCACCGCGCCGAGCGGGAGTGCCGACTTGATGCGGGCGCCGCCGGTGACGAGGATGTCCCACGCGTCGCCGTCATATTGCGCGGCGGCGGCGACGAACTTCGTGCCGTCGACGACCGAGCCACCGCCAACGGCGAGCAGGAAGTCGATCTGCTCGGCCTTGACCTGCGCCACGGCCTTCATCAGCGTCTCGTAACGCGGGTTCGGCTCGATGCCGGCGAACTCGAACACCGTGTGGCCCTCAAGCGCGGCGAGCACTTCGTCATAGCTGCCGTTCTTCTTGATGCTGCCGCCGCCGTACAGCACCAGCACGCGTGCCTCGGCCGGGACCAGCGTGGCCAGATCGGCAATGCGGCCTTCGCCGAATACGATGTTGACGGGGTTATGGAAGTTGAACGATTGCATGGTGTGCTCCGTTTAAATTAGACCGGTCGTCTAGTAAGCCGGCCAAAGAAACGGCACTGTTGGTGCCGTCCCGGGTGGATTTGCGCGGTGAACTCAGTCTTTCACGTTCAGCATGGTGCGGGTGGCGGTCAGCGCGGTGTGCAGGGCGCTGTCGTCACGGCGGATCTTGGTCAAGAGGCTGGCGCCGAGCCAGAGCTGGTACAGCGTCGCCGCGGTGTGTTCGGGGTCGAGCGCGGCGGGCAGCGAACCGTCGGCCAGGCCGGCTTCGACCAGCTTTGCCAGCCTTGCGACGACGCGGCCGGTGCCGCTCTTGATCGTGTCGCGGATCGGTTCGGACAGGTCAGAAACTTCGGCCGAGAGCTTGACCACCAGGCACTGCTCCTCGCAGCGGCAGTTGCCCTGCGTCGACAGCCAGCCATCCCAGTACGCCATCAGGCGCGCTTGTGCGCTGCGGCTGTCATCCAGAAACAGTGCGTCGAGCTGCGTCAGATAGTTGCTGAAGTACTGCTCGAACAGTTCCTTGCCGAACTGCTCCTTGGATTTGAAGTAGTGATAGAACGAACCCTTGGGCACGCCGGCCGCGGTCAGGATCTCGGTCAGCCCGACCGCGGCAAAGCCCTTGCCGAGGATGATGGCTTCGCCGGTATCGAGGATGTGCTGCTTGGTGTCGGGCTGTTCGTGTTTCATGCCGTGCACTTTAGCTTGAGTAGACCGGTCGGTCTAGTGTTGTTCGGCGTGATGATGACGAACGGTCAAAGATCCGCATCCCACGGCGGCGCGTCGCCCCAGGCGGCGCCGAGGAAATCGACAAAACTGCGCACCTTGGCCGACAGGAAGCGCCGGCTCGGATAAACCGCCCACGCGGTGTAGTCGGGCAGGGCATGGTCGGCCAGCACGCGGACCAGCCGGCCGTCGCGCAGCGCGTCGCCGACGAGGAAGGTCGGCTGGGCGATCAGCCCGGCACCGGCGATCGCGGCCTCGACCAGCACGTCGCCGTTATTGGCACGCAGGAAGCCGTTGACCTCGATGCTGTGCGCCGGCGGGCCGGTGAACTCCCAACTGGTGCCGCGATCTGTGTAGCTGTAGCCGAGACACTGGTGCCGGCCCAGATCATCGGGCGTCGCCGGCGTGCCGTGCCGGGCCAGATAGTCCGGCGAAGCACAGACGACGACGCGAACCGACGCCAGCCGCCGGGCGATCAGCGTCGAAGCCTGCGGCTGGCGGCTGATGCGCAGCGCCAGATCGAAACCTTCGTCGACCAGATCGACGACGCGGTCGTTGACCGCCAGCTCGATGCCGACCTGCGGCTGGAGTGTGCGGAACCGGGGCAGCAGCGGCGCAAGGTGGCGGATCGCGAACGACACCGGCGCGTTGACGCGCAGCACGCCGCTGGCGATCTGGCTGGCCGAGCTGACCGCCGCCTCCGCATCGGACAGATCGGCCAGCAGCGATACGCATTGCGCGTAATAGATACGGCCGGCCTCGGTCAGCGACATCGTCCGCGTCGTGCGCTGCAAGAGCCGCACGCCCAGATGCGCTTCGAGCTCGGCCAGCTGGCGCGAGACTGCGGTGGTCGACTGGCCCAGCCGCTCGGCGGCGCGGACGAAGCTGCCGGCGTCGACGACGGCGGTGAACACCTGCATGGCGGCAAAGCGGTCGATGGTGGTGCTCCGGTTATGGATAGGACTGATTATTGCGAATTTCGGGACGATAAATCGCATTATTGCATATTTATCCTGATCCGGCCCCGACCTAAAGTGGCACCACTGCAACGGCACATGCCGAACCGCCTGCAACTAGACAGGCCACACCCAAACCGGAGACCCACGATGATCGACCAACGCACCGCCCCCTATGCCGCACTGCTGCTGCGCCTTGCCCTCGGCGTGATGTTCCTGGCCCACGGCTTCACCAAGCTCCTGGTGTTCACGCTGCCGGGCACCGCGCAATTCTTTGCCTCGGTCGGCTTTCCCGGCTGGCTGGCGTATCCGACGACATTGGCCGAAATCGGCGGCGGCGCGCTGCTGATCCTCGGCGTGATGCCGCGCCTTGTCGCCGTGCCGCTGACCTTGCTGCTGGCCGGCGCCTCGACGGTCCACTTCGGCAACGGCTGGGCGTTCGGCAACCCGAACGGCGGCTGGGAATATCCGGTATTCCTGACCGTGGCTGCCGCGGTGCTGACGCTGCTCGGCGACGGCAAGCTGGCCCTGGTGAAGAGCCCGGCTGCCAAGTAAATCCACAATCCCGAACCCGGATGGCCGATGGCCATCCGGCTTCGCGCCAGGAGAATGATGATGACCCGACTGCCTGCCTTCTTTGTTTCCCACGGTTCGCCGATGCTGGCGCTCGATCCCGGCCACACCGGCGAGGCCTGGGCCCGGATCGCCGCCGGGCTGCCGCGCCCGCGCGCCATCGTCATGGTCTCGGCGCACCACCATGCGGCGATCACCATGATCGGTTCGGCGGCAACGCACGACACGATCCACGATTTCTACGGCTTCCCGGCGGCGCTCTACCAGCAGCGTTACGACACGCAGGGTGATCCGGCGCTGGCGCAGCAACTGGCACAGGGGCTGGAAGCGGCCGGCTGGCCGGTGCAGCTCGATCCGCAGCGCGGCCTCGACCACGGCGGCTGGGTGCCGCTGAAGTCGTTCTACCCGGCTGCCGACATCCCGGTGGTGCCGCTGTCGATCAACGCGCGGCAAAGCCCGGCCTGGCACTACCGGCTGGGGCAGTTGCTCGCCGACTTGCTACCGGACGACGTGCTGCTGATCGCCTCGGGCAGCCTGACGCACAATCTGTACGAATTCGAGCCGGGTTTCGACGGCGCACCGGCACTGCCCTATGTGACCGCTTTCCAGGAATGGATGCACGACAGGCTGCAGGCCGCCGACCTCGACGCCTTGCTCGACTACCGCCGGCAGGCGCCGGGCGCCGAACGTGCGCACCCGAGCGAAGAACATCTGCTGCCGCTGTACGTGACGCTGGGGGCGGCCGGCGCGGGAACGAGCGCCGTGCGCCATTACGACGGTGTAACCGAGCGCATTCTGGCAATGGATGTCTACGGTTTCAATCGATGAAAGAATAAATCCGTTCGTCATGGATGGATTTGGTCGGGCCCCGGCCGGCGCAGTGATGCACCGGCCTTTTTTTTTGCCGTTTTCCGTGCGGCCAGGAGGCTGGGTACTGGCGGCGCTGAATGCTGATGTCCGGCGTTCAAATAGGCTGGCTTGGTGGATTCCAATGCGTGATGCATGATTTTTCTGCCGGAAATGTCATTATTTTCATCCTTCACACTCGGGTCGTTGAGTTGGCGACGTTATATAAGTTGATGATATTTATCATCAATATTTGATGGCAAAGCTGTTGCTTTGCCCGGAACGGGGGGACGATCGGCCACGCACTCACGAAAGGCTGGAATTGGCACCACCCGTTCGGGTGGTTATCGAAAATATCAGTGGCATGTATTGATCCATATCAATAAGCATTTACTTATGCGTTGTTGCTGTCTGCGGGCTTCACTATCCTCCGGCCGATGACATAGCGATGTAATTAATACAAAAAAACCGCCGTCATTCTTAAATGCTGTTGTGTTTTCTTACAAGATTCGGGAAGTGGAGTGACGCATGAAAACTGGGATCAATCGGGTGCTGTCGTGGATCGTTCGGATCGGGGGACGATCATGAAAATCACGACCAAACTGGTACTGCTGAATGCAGTCGGTATTGCAACGTTCGCGCTGCTGGTGGCGACGGTGTTCTGGCGGGTTTCCTCGGTAAAGGACAGCGCGCACGACATCACCAGCAACATCGTGCCGACGCTGGCGACCGTGCCGCAGATCAACCAGGAGTTCGCCGAGGCACGCCGTCAGGCACTGATGTGGACCGCGGTACAGCCGGAGGACGAGAAGGCCGTCAAGGAAAGCTTCTTCGCGACGCGGGAGCGCCTGGCAAAGGCGCTGCAGAGCTATGAAAAGGCGATCGAGCTCGACGCCCCGGACGTGAAGGAACGGGACATTGCGCTCTTCAAGGCTGTGGTCGATGCCCAGGCCACGTGGATCAGGCTGACCGATCAGCTGATGGCGCTCGAAGGCAAGGAAGTACGGCTCGACTTCCTGCGCAAGGTGACCTCGCCGGCCGCCGACAAGGTGTTTGTCGCGGTGTCCGAGCTGGTGCAGTTCAACGTCGATCTGGGCAACCGGCGCAGTGCCGAAGTTGCTGCCGACATCCAGACGCTGTATGCCACGGTGATTGCGATCGGTGCTGCCGGCTGTGCCGCGCTGCTGGTGGTCGGCTTCGTGATTTCGCGCAGCATCGCGCAATCGCTGCACCGGCTGCAGCAGGAAACGGCCGAAATCGGCAAGACGCTCGATTTCACCCGGCGCTTCGACGCCGGATCGCGCGACGAAATCGGCGTGACCGCATCCGCGCTCAATGATCTGCTCGGCGTGGTGCAGCAGAGCCTCGGGGCGATTGCCGGGGTCAGCCGCAATGTCGGCCTGCGCGCCGGCGAGCTGGCGACCAGCACCAACGAGCTGTCGGCCGCCAACGAGATGGTCAGCAGTTCGTCGTCGGCGATGGCTGCGGCGGTCGAGGAAGTGACCGTCAGCATTGCCCACGTGGCCGAGCGCTCGCAGGAGACGCGCGTACTGGCGCAGCAGGCCGGCGATCTGGCCGCGACCGGCGGCATGGCCATCACCGAAGCGATCGACAAGGTCGACCGGATCGCCGAGCGCGCCAATCTGACCGCACAGCAGGTCGAGGCGCTGTCGCAGAAGGCCGAAAACATCAGCACCGTGGTCACGGCGATCAAGGAAATCGCCGAGCAGACCAATCTGCTGGCGCTGAATGCAGCCATCGAGGCGGCGCGGGCCGGCGAAGTGGGGCGCGGCTTCGCGGTGGTCGCCGACGAGGTGCGCAAGCTGGCCGAGCGTACCGGCACGTCGACGCAGGAAATAGCCCAGACCATCGCGCAGATGCAGAGCGAGGCACTGCACACCGTGACGGCAATCCGGCTGACCGTTGAAGAGGTTGCAGCGGGCGTGAACCACGTGACATCGGCGGGCGAGGTGGTGGCGCAGATCAAGGACAGCGCGCAGGCGGTGCTCTCGAGCGTCAACGACATCTCGGATGCGATGCGCGAGCAGAGCATGGCCAGCAACAGCATGGCGCAGGAAATCGAAAAGGTCGCGCAGATGACCGAGGAAACCAGCGCCAATGCACACGGTACGGCCGAAGTCGGCGCGCAGCTTCACGGCTACAGCGACGAATTGTTGGGCGTCGTGGCGCGCTATAAGGTCTGAGGCGCCACGGTGTCGCCACGGCGATCGCGGTTGCCGCCGGCGTGATCCGCCAGATGCCGGCCGGTGGCGTGGCTGGCCGGATCAGGAGGGGCGCCAGCGGCATTCCGGACGCGATGTGCACGCTGCGCGTGTGGCCTGCGGCATGGAACAGGAAGTCGAAAAGGTCGCGGAGACGACCAGGGAACCCCGCGCCACTTCACAAGAAGTGCCGAAGTCGGCGGACAGCCGAACGACTAAAGTCAAGGAACCGCTTGGTGCCGCCGGGCCCTACGGGATCTGTCCGCTCGCTTCGGGCGCGTTGTGCCCCGACGACCTCACTGGAGAAAACACGGATGCTGGTCGTTGACCTCCCTCCGGCGCGGCGCGGGCTGATGCCCCGGCCGTCACTGCAGGCAAAGCTGACCATGCATCTGGCGTCCTGCCGGGTGCTGGTCCTGCATGCGCCGGCGGGCTTCGGCAAAAGCTGCGCCTTGCTGCAACTGTTCCAGTCGCTGCCGCCGGGCGTGGCGCAGTGGCTGACGCCGGAGCCGGCCGACCGGCTGCCGGATCACGCGATCCGCTCCCTGCTGGCACTGCTTGGCGAGCGGGCCGGCGCGAGCGGGCAGCCGGTGATGGTGTTCATCGATGCGCTGGAACGGATATCCGCCGCGTGCGAAGGACGCTGGCTGCGGGCCGTGCTGGATGCGCTGCCGGCAAATGTCACGCTGGTGATCGCCACGCGCAGCTTTGCACCGCACGCGCTGGAACACCTGCGGATTTCAGGCGAACTGGTCGAATTCGGTGCGTCGACACTGGCCATGGGTACCGACGAAGTGGCGACCCTGTGCCGGCACACCGCGGTGCGCCATCGCGGCGAGGCCGGGTGCTGGGAGCGTGCCAGCGGCGGCTGGCCGGCCATTGCGAGCTTGCTGCGGGCGAGCGCGGAGAACGACCGTGACGCGCCGGAAGCGGTGGTGCGGTCGGCGGCGTTTTGCCACCGTGTCCGGCGCTATCTGGACGACGAAGTCCTTGCCGCCGGCAGTGATGCCGAGCGGGCTTTTCTCGCCAGCATCATGCCGCTGGGCGAGGTATCGGCACCATTGTGCGACTGGCTGTTCGAGCGCAGCGACAGTGCGCCGCTGCTGGCCGGGCTGGTGCATCACGGCCTGCCGGTCGAAGCGCTGGGCGACGAGCTGTACCGGGTTCATCCGGTACTGGTGGCGCATGCGGCAACGCTGGCCGGCGCATTGCCGGCGCAGGCACAAGCGGCATTGCGCCGGCGGGCGGCCGAATGGTTCATCGGGCAGGGGCTGATCGAGCAGGCCGTCGGGCACTGGATCGGTGCAGGCGCGTGGGATGACGCCTTGAAGTACCTGCCTGCGCTGACGCAAAGCCTGCTGTTCCGGGCGTGCTTCCAGCAGGTGATCGACTGGTGCCAGGTCTTGCCGCCAGCGCTTCTGTACGGCAACCCGGGCCTGAGCGCGAGTTATGTATGGGGTCTTATCTTTAGCGGGGACGTGCAACGGGCGTTGCAGGTCCTGAGAGAAGTGAAAACGAATATGCGTGGCATGTGTGATCCGCTCGTCGAGCAAACCATCAATCTGCAGGAACTGGTCCTGACCGAATATCCGCAACCCGATTATGCCGCGATCCTGCAGGGGGTCGAAGCACTGATGCCGATGCTGGAAAACGTCGGCGACATGAACCGCGGCCGCATCTACAACATGCTGGCCATGATCCAGATCAGTCAGGGCGAGCTGGCCAAGGCCGGCACGGTGGTGATGCAGGCCAAACGCATTCATCGCGAAGCGGGCAATCTGCAGGGGCTGTTTACTTCGTATTTCCTTGAGGCCGCCACGCTGGCAACCGGCGGCGAACTGAAGCATGCGCTGGAAGTGCTGGGAAACGCCGACGACATGATCCACGCGCGCTCGGTGCGCACGCTGACCGGCAGCATGCACGTGTTCTGTGTCGGCTACCGGCTGCAATTGCTGTACGAGCTGGGGCAGTACGATGTGGCGCGCGACTGGCTCGACCGTTACCAGCGCCTGCACAGGGGCTCGCCGTCGGTACTGTCGACCCTGCTCGCCGGTATCATCGATGCGCGGCTGACCCTGATCGACAAGGGCAGCGAGCCGGCCCTGCTGGTACTCGAACGGCTGGCCGACCGCTTTACCCAGGATGCCGCCGTGCAGCGCCGGCTGGGTTTCGAGATGGCGCGCATTGCCATCGTGACCCGGAACCCGGTGCGCCTGCGGGCGCTGGTGGGCGATCTGCTGGGCCATGCCGAGCTTCCCCCGGTGCAGGTCTTCGTCCATCCGAGCGAAGAGCTCGAGGGCGCCGGCATCGAAATGCTGCGGCTGATGCTGCACGCGGGCCAGCCGTCCCGAGTCGTCGCGATGCAGCGTCTGGCAACGCTGATGACCGAGGCAACCCAGGTCGGCCGGTCGTGGCGACGGATGAAGCTTCATCTGCTGACGGCGGTCGGGCATCTGTGTGCCGGCGAGCAGGCGCTGGCAAGCGAGGCCTTGCACGACGCGCTGCAGCTTGCCGCCGCCAATGGCACGATCAGCTCCTTCCTCGACGAAGGCCCCGAACTGGTCGGGCTGCTGGCCGGCCTGCGCAGCCGCACCAGGCTGACCGCCGCCGAGCAAAGGCACGCCGACCTGATCCTGCAGACCCGAGATCAGGCCGCCAAACCGGCGGCCAGCGTGCCGCTGGGCATGCGCGAGCTCGAAATCCTGCGGCTCGTCGCCGAAGGCCTGACCAACGAGCAGGTGGCGTCGCGGCTGAATCTGGCGACGCAGACGGTGAAATGGTATCTGAGCGGCATGTACGGCAAGCTCGGCGTAGGCAACCGTGTCGGCGCGGTCGACAAGTGCCGCCGGCTGGGGCTGATCTGATGCCGGTTTCGCGATCGACCGGCTACGAAGCAAAGCGCTGGCTGGTGCTCGGGCTGACCGGCCTGGCGGTGCTGGCCGCGACCAATTTCGGCCTTTATCGCCTCACCCAGTACGGCGTCCGGCAGGAACTTGGCGGTGTTGCGGCGGCGCTGGCGCAACGGGTGGCGTCTGCGCAGCAGCAGTCGCGCGAAATGGCCGACGATGTTCACCGGCGCTCGCAGGCGCAGGCGCAGCAGGTGGCCCGCTGCGATGGCGATATCGTCCGGGCGCTGGGCAGTCACGCCGGGCGGATGCCCTACGTGCAGGGCTTTAGCGTGCTCAAGGGCGGACAGCTCGTGTGCACCTCGCTGCCGGGAACGGCGCAGGCGCAGATCGATGGCATGCTGGGCAGGCTGCTTTCGGGCAACGCCTTCCAGGCCGGTTCGCCGCTCAATCTCGATACCCCGGGCTTGCTCGATTTCCATGCATACAGCGACGGCTACAACGTGCTGAACGTCTTGCAGGCCGCGTACTTCTTCGACCTGCTGCGCTCGCAGGATCCGTTGCGCTACCGACGGGTCGTGCTGCGCATCAAGGGAACCTACCTGAGCGCCGATCAGCATGTGGACACGTATCTGCCGGTCTTTCGCAACGAATGGGAAAGCGTGTCGATACCGGGCGGCGCGCAGGTCTATGTCGAGGCTGACGACCAGTTG
This window of the Jeongeupia sp. USM3 genome carries:
- a CDS encoding iron-containing alcohol dehydrogenase; translated protein: MQSFNFHNPVNIVFGEGRIADLATLVPAEARVLVLYGGGSIKKNGSYDEVLAALEGHTVFEFAGIEPNPRYETLMKAVAQVKAEQIDFLLAVGGGSVVDGTKFVAAAAQYDGDAWDILVTGGARIKSALPLGAVLTLPATGSEMNQGAVITREATKTKLPFHSPKVFPQFAVLDPTKTYSLPPRQVANGAVDAFVHVVEQYLTYPADAPVQDRFAEGLLQTLIEVGPKALATPHDYQVRANLMWAATMALNGLIGAGVPQDWATHMVGHELTALYELDHAQTLAIVLPAMLQVRRADKRAKLVQYAERVWSIRDGSDDERIDAAIARTRDFFEAMGVRTTLSGYGLGADAVDAVVGQLEAHGMTALGEKGDVTPAVSRRVLEAAL
- a CDS encoding TetR/AcrR family transcriptional regulator: MKHEQPDTKQHILDTGEAIILGKGFAAVGLTEILTAAGVPKGSFYHYFKSKEQFGKELFEQYFSNYLTQLDALFLDDSRSAQARLMAYWDGWLSTQGNCRCEEQCLVVKLSAEVSDLSEPIRDTIKSGTGRVVARLAKLVEAGLADGSLPAALDPEHTAATLYQLWLGASLLTKIRRDDSALHTALTATRTMLNVKD
- a CDS encoding LysR family transcriptional regulator; translation: MQVFTAVVDAGSFVRAAERLGQSTTAVSRQLAELEAHLGVRLLQRTTRTMSLTEAGRIYYAQCVSLLADLSDAEAAVSSASQIASGVLRVNAPVSFAIRHLAPLLPRFRTLQPQVGIELAVNDRVVDLVDEGFDLALRISRQPQASTLIARRLASVRVVVCASPDYLARHGTPATPDDLGRHQCLGYSYTDRGTSWEFTGPPAHSIEVNGFLRANNGDVLVEAAIAGAGLIAQPTFLVGDALRDGRLVRVLADHALPDYTAWAVYPSRRFLSAKVRSFVDFLGAAWGDAPPWDADL
- a CDS encoding DoxX family protein, which encodes MIDQRTAPYAALLLRLALGVMFLAHGFTKLLVFTLPGTAQFFASVGFPGWLAYPTTLAEIGGGALLILGVMPRLVAVPLTLLLAGASTVHFGNGWAFGNPNGGWEYPVFLTVAAAVLTLLGDGKLALVKSPAAK
- a CDS encoding dioxygenase translates to MTRLPAFFVSHGSPMLALDPGHTGEAWARIAAGLPRPRAIVMVSAHHHAAITMIGSAATHDTIHDFYGFPAALYQQRYDTQGDPALAQQLAQGLEAAGWPVQLDPQRGLDHGGWVPLKSFYPAADIPVVPLSINARQSPAWHYRLGQLLADLLPDDVLLIASGSLTHNLYEFEPGFDGAPALPYVTAFQEWMHDRLQAADLDALLDYRRQAPGAERAHPSEEHLLPLYVTLGAAGAGTSAVRHYDGVTERILAMDVYGFNR
- a CDS encoding methyl-accepting chemotaxis protein, coding for MKITTKLVLLNAVGIATFALLVATVFWRVSSVKDSAHDITSNIVPTLATVPQINQEFAEARRQALMWTAVQPEDEKAVKESFFATRERLAKALQSYEKAIELDAPDVKERDIALFKAVVDAQATWIRLTDQLMALEGKEVRLDFLRKVTSPAADKVFVAVSELVQFNVDLGNRRSAEVAADIQTLYATVIAIGAAGCAALLVVGFVISRSIAQSLHRLQQETAEIGKTLDFTRRFDAGSRDEIGVTASALNDLLGVVQQSLGAIAGVSRNVGLRAGELATSTNELSAANEMVSSSSSAMAAAVEEVTVSIAHVAERSQETRVLAQQAGDLAATGGMAITEAIDKVDRIAERANLTAQQVEALSQKAENISTVVTAIKEIAEQTNLLALNAAIEAARAGEVGRGFAVVADEVRKLAERTGTSTQEIAQTIAQMQSEALHTVTAIRLTVEEVAAGVNHVTSAGEVVAQIKDSAQAVLSSVNDISDAMREQSMASNSMAQEIEKVAQMTEETSANAHGTAEVGAQLHGYSDELLGVVARYKV
- a CDS encoding LuxR C-terminal-related transcriptional regulator, which codes for MPPGPTGSVRSLRARCAPTTSLEKTRMLVVDLPPARRGLMPRPSLQAKLTMHLASCRVLVLHAPAGFGKSCALLQLFQSLPPGVAQWLTPEPADRLPDHAIRSLLALLGERAGASGQPVMVFIDALERISAACEGRWLRAVLDALPANVTLVIATRSFAPHALEHLRISGELVEFGASTLAMGTDEVATLCRHTAVRHRGEAGCWERASGGWPAIASLLRASAENDRDAPEAVVRSAAFCHRVRRYLDDEVLAAGSDAERAFLASIMPLGEVSAPLCDWLFERSDSAPLLAGLVHHGLPVEALGDELYRVHPVLVAHAATLAGALPAQAQAALRRRAAEWFIGQGLIEQAVGHWIGAGAWDDALKYLPALTQSLLFRACFQQVIDWCQVLPPALLYGNPGLSASYVWGLIFSGDVQRALQVLREVKTNMRGMCDPLVEQTINLQELVLTEYPQPDYAAILQGVEALMPMLENVGDMNRGRIYNMLAMIQISQGELAKAGTVVMQAKRIHREAGNLQGLFTSYFLEAATLATGGELKHALEVLGNADDMIHARSVRTLTGSMHVFCVGYRLQLLYELGQYDVARDWLDRYQRLHRGSPSVLSTLLAGIIDARLTLIDKGSEPALLVLERLADRFTQDAAVQRRLGFEMARIAIVTRNPVRLRALVGDLLGHAELPPVQVFVHPSEELEGAGIEMLRLMLHAGQPSRVVAMQRLATLMTEATQVGRSWRRMKLHLLTAVGHLCAGEQALASEALHDALQLAAANGTISSFLDEGPELVGLLAGLRSRTRLTAAEQRHADLILQTRDQAAKPAASVPLGMRELEILRLVAEGLTNEQVASRLNLATQTVKWYLSGMYGKLGVGNRVGAVDKCRRLGLI